One part of the Gammaproteobacteria bacterium genome encodes these proteins:
- the nfi gene encoding deoxyribonuclease V, whose translation MSEAGANRHPWDLDPAQAVGLQRRLAALVRRENAFGPVRYVAGVDVGFEDRNTVTRAAVVVLDFPALTVVDQAVARRPTTFPYIPGLLSFRELPAVLDAFEGLAVPPDLILCDGQGLAHPRRFGIACHLGIWLDRPTIGVAKSRLIGTHEEVPPAKGAQQPLMDRGECIGAVVRTRAGVQPLYISIGHRIDLPTAVDYVLRCTTRYRLPETTRAAHRLASN comes from the coding sequence GTGAGTGAGGCCGGCGCGAACCGCCACCCCTGGGATCTCGATCCCGCGCAAGCCGTGGGCTTGCAGCGCCGCCTCGCCGCGCTGGTCAGGCGCGAAAACGCGTTCGGCCCGGTACGTTACGTGGCCGGGGTGGACGTCGGCTTCGAGGACCGCAACACGGTGACGCGCGCCGCGGTGGTGGTGTTGGACTTTCCCGCGCTCACCGTGGTCGACCAGGCGGTGGCGCGGCGGCCGACGACCTTCCCCTACATCCCCGGTCTGCTGTCGTTCCGCGAACTGCCCGCGGTGCTGGACGCCTTCGAGGGCCTGGCCGTGCCGCCCGACCTGATCCTGTGCGACGGCCAGGGACTCGCGCACCCGCGCCGCTTCGGCATCGCCTGCCATCTCGGGATCTGGCTCGATCGACCCACGATCGGCGTCGCCAAGAGCCGGCTCATCGGGACGCATGAGGAAGTTCCGCCCGCGAAGGGCGCCCAGCAGCCGCTGATGGACCGTGGCGAGTGCATCGGCGCCGTGGTGCGCACGCGCGCCGGCGTGCAGCCACTGTACATCTCCATCGGCCACCGCATCGACCTGCCAACCGCCGTCGACTACGTGCTGCGCTGCACCACCCGCTACCGCCTGCCGGAAACGACCCGGGCGGCGCACCGGCTGGCATCGAATTAA
- a CDS encoding HlyD family efflux transporter periplasmic adaptor subunit, whose protein sequence is MALLVLALLVYGFRPQPVAVDTARAERGTLRVTVEEEGRTRVIDRFTISAPVAAYARRVDLKVGDEVKRGMPLLVLEPLPSDVLDPRSRAAAEARVAAAGAAHLAAKENAAAVASGAQLARVEHERVLELRRSKLASAEQEDRARTEAERTQAALRAAQLQVEVARHDLDAARTALAYSAAQERGETPERITLRSPVDGRVLTVHRESEGVVANGEALIDVGDAHALEVEVDVLSDDAVRIRPGMQVEFARWGGDEPLTGVVRVVEPAGFTKISALGVEEQRVLVIADITSPPEQWARLGDGYRVEAAFILWEAPDILQIPSSALFRAGGDWYAFVFEDGRARRHKLEIGHRNGLQAQVLGGLTGGEIVIVHPDDTLEDGARVKMR, encoded by the coding sequence ATCGCCCTGCTGGTGCTGGCGCTGCTGGTCTACGGTTTCCGGCCGCAGCCGGTCGCTGTTGATACCGCGCGCGCGGAACGCGGCACCCTGCGCGTGACGGTGGAAGAAGAGGGCCGCACGCGCGTCATCGACCGCTTCACGATCTCGGCGCCGGTGGCCGCCTATGCCCGCCGCGTGGACCTCAAGGTGGGCGACGAGGTGAAGCGGGGGATGCCGCTGCTGGTGCTGGAGCCGCTGCCCTCCGATGTGCTCGATCCGCGCAGCCGGGCGGCGGCGGAGGCGCGCGTGGCCGCGGCCGGTGCCGCCCATCTCGCGGCGAAGGAAAACGCCGCCGCCGTCGCCTCGGGCGCGCAGCTCGCGCGCGTCGAGCATGAGCGTGTGCTGGAGCTGCGCAGGAGCAAGCTGGCGAGTGCCGAGCAGGAGGATCGCGCGCGCACCGAGGCCGAGCGTACGCAGGCCGCGCTGCGCGCGGCCCAGCTCCAGGTCGAGGTCGCGCGCCACGATCTCGATGCCGCCCGGACCGCGCTCGCCTATTCGGCGGCACAGGAGCGCGGCGAGACTCCGGAACGCATCACCCTGCGTTCACCCGTGGACGGGCGCGTGCTGACGGTCCATCGCGAAAGCGAGGGCGTGGTGGCGAACGGCGAGGCGCTGATCGACGTCGGTGACGCGCACGCGCTGGAGGTGGAGGTCGACGTCCTGTCGGACGATGCGGTGCGCATCCGCCCGGGTATGCAGGTGGAGTTCGCGCGCTGGGGCGGTGATGAACCGCTGACCGGCGTGGTGCGCGTGGTGGAGCCCGCCGGCTTTACCAAGATCTCGGCGCTGGGTGTCGAGGAGCAGCGGGTCCTGGTCATCGCCGATATCACCTCGCCGCCGGAGCAGTGGGCGCGACTCGGCGATGGTTATCGCGTCGAGGCGGCCTTCATCCTGTGGGAGGCGCCGGATATTCTGCAGATCCCGTCCAGCGCCCTGTTCCGCGCCGGCGGCGACTGGTATGCCTTCGTGTTCGAGGACGGACGCGCCCGCCGGCACAAGCTCGAGATCGGCCACCGCAACGGCCTGCAGGCGCAGGTGCTCGGCGGCCTCACGGGCGGCGAGATCGTAATCGTGCACCCGGACGATACGCTGGAGGATGGGGCGCGGGTGAAGATGCGGTGA
- a CDS encoding ankyrin repeat domain-containing protein — protein MRPRDLSCPALLLGLLLLGGCDNNTPLMKAVMHEDITEAQKLAAEGDVNARNNYGWTALTHAARVGNTELITLLLDRGADINAQDESGATALIRASTRGNTEAVKLLIARGADVNLGDRTRATALHWAANRDHIDIVQMLITAGADLTARDEQGMTPMMAAMNKGRNNIALLLQRAGARE, from the coding sequence ATGCGCCCAAGAGACCTCTCCTGCCCCGCCCTGCTGCTCGGCCTGCTCCTCCTCGGCGGCTGTGACAACAATACGCCGCTGATGAAGGCGGTAATGCACGAGGATATCACCGAGGCGCAAAAGCTCGCCGCGGAGGGCGACGTCAACGCGCGCAACAACTATGGCTGGACCGCGCTGACGCATGCCGCGCGCGTCGGCAACACCGAGCTCATCACGCTGCTGCTCGACCGCGGCGCGGACATCAACGCGCAGGATGAATCGGGCGCGACGGCGCTGATCCGCGCCAGCACCAGGGGAAATACCGAGGCCGTGAAGCTGCTCATCGCACGCGGCGCCGACGTCAACCTCGGCGACAGGACCCGGGCCACCGCGCTGCACTGGGCCGCGAACCGTGATCACATCGACATCGTGCAGATGCTGATCACCGCGGGCGCCGATCTCACCGCGCGCGACGAACAGGGCATGACGCCGATGATGGCGGCGATGAACAAGGGACGCAACAACATAGCCTTGCTGCTGCAGCGCGCCGGCGCGCGTGAGTGA